The DNA region CACGGTCACGTCGGCCCCGGTCGGCACCGTCAGCCGGGCCCGGACGTCCGGCACCCGGGGGCCGAGCAGGGTGTCCAGCTCCACCAGGGCCTGGGCCCGGGCGAACTCGGTCGGGGTGAACGGCAGGTGCGGCCGGGTGAGCTCGATCAGGTCCCCGGACGGCACGGGCAGCCGCATCACGTGCCCGTCCACCCCGGCGGCGGACCGCTCGGCCGCGCCCGGGAACTGCCGGATGCTGCACTGCCCGAACAGCTGCCGCAGCGCGATCGGCAGCTCGGCGGCGTCCAGCGCGGTCCGGGTGGCCAGCGCCAGCACGTGGGTGGGGACGTCCACCAGGTCGTGCGCGTCCGCCGGGTCGGTCCAGATGTCGTGCCCGCCGGCCGCCGCCACCAGGGCGGCCAGCTCGGTCCGGCCGAGCGAGCGCGGCGCCCGGACGAAGAACTCGTCGACGGCGCCCGCCGGCAGCGGGTGGGACTGCATCGAGACGATGTTCACCTGCCGTTCGGCGAACGCCGTGCAGACCCGGGCCAGACTGCCGGGAGAGTCCTGCACCGTGGTGCGGACCCGCCAGAGCGCGGTCTCCTCGAAGGCGTGCAGCGGGCCCTTCAGCGGCTCCTCCGCCGACGCCCCGCCCGTACCGCGGCCCGTACCGCCGCCTGCTCCGGCCGCGGTCCGCGGGGGCGGGGGCGCGTCCGGCGCGGGTGGGCCGTGCAGCTGGTGGCGGTGCGACCACCAGGTGTGGAACAGCGCCGTGGCCAGCAGGGCGACCGCGGAGGCCGCGAGCACCACCGGGCCCTCCGGCCCGTGCACCACGAGCTTGGCGACCAGGTCGGCGGCGGTCACCGAGAGGAAGACGGCGGCGAGTTCGACGGAGTCGCGGCGCCAGCGGTGGGTGCGGGCGCCGCGCCGCTGGGCACGGGAGGGGGTCGGGGTCCGGTTCTGGGCGGTCTCGGTCGTCAGCTGCTCCGTGTGCTCCATGCCATCAATCTGCCGCTTCGGTGTTTCACGATCACGAATCCCCCGTGACCTGACGGTTAATGGTGTCGGCCGACGGCCTCACGGGGCGCCCGGCGGGCGGGCGGACCGCCCGCGCCACGCGGTGGCCGCCTCCGAAGGGCCGGTT from Kitasatospora sp. NBC_00458 includes:
- a CDS encoding GNAT family N-acetyltransferase; its protein translation is MEHTEQLTTETAQNRTPTPSRAQRRGARTHRWRRDSVELAAVFLSVTAADLVAKLVVHGPEGPVVLAASAVALLATALFHTWWSHRHQLHGPPAPDAPPPPRTAAGAGGGTGRGTGGASAEEPLKGPLHAFEETALWRVRTTVQDSPGSLARVCTAFAERQVNIVSMQSHPLPAGAVDEFFVRAPRSLGRTELAALVAAAGGHDIWTDPADAHDLVDVPTHVLALATRTALDAAELPIALRQLFGQCSIRQFPGAAERSAAGVDGHVMRLPVPSGDLIELTRPHLPFTPTEFARAQALVELDTLLGPRVPDVRARLTVPTGADVTVRRADAEDKEAALAMHRRCSPDTLRKRYHGPVRDADRYLNHLLDPRHGQTLAVEASDGRIVALGHLMWDDDSAEVAVLVEDAWQRRGLGLDLMRRMSALALEAGVETVYAVTQSSNTGLIATMRKLAAPLDYQVDEGTLVITAHLAEAAEELPVPWQTRPGR